In a genomic window of Streptomyces pristinaespiralis:
- a CDS encoding trans-sulfuration enzyme family protein, whose translation MENAASAVPVTRALATDAVHAGREDLAELGLHAPPIDLSTTYPSYDAAGEAARIDAFATTGARPEGPPVYARLDNPTTARFETALAKLEGTESAVAFASGMAALTAVLLVRASMGLRHVVAVRPLYGCSDHLLNAGLLGTEVTWTDPAGIADALRPDTGLVMVETPANPTLAEVDLRAVRHACGSVPLLVDNTFATPVLQRPAEEGARLVLHSATKYLGGHGDVMGGVVACDEEFARKLRQVRFATGGVLHPMAGYLLLRGLSTLPVRVRAASTTAADLARRLTTDPRVARVHYPSIGGAMVSFEVYGDPHDVIAGVRLITPAVSLGSVDTLIQHPASISHRIVDVNDRRSAGVSDRLLRMSVGLEDVEDLWRDLTEALSARPARSAPSARNGSADGRQPHPVGR comes from the coding sequence ACCACCTACCCGTCGTACGACGCCGCCGGCGAGGCCGCGCGGATCGACGCGTTCGCCACGACCGGAGCCCGGCCGGAGGGCCCGCCCGTCTACGCACGGCTGGACAACCCCACCACCGCCCGGTTCGAGACGGCGCTCGCCAAGCTCGAGGGCACGGAGAGCGCCGTCGCGTTCGCCAGCGGCATGGCGGCCCTGACCGCCGTGCTGCTGGTGCGGGCGAGCATGGGCCTGCGCCACGTCGTCGCCGTCCGGCCGTTGTACGGCTGCAGCGACCATCTGCTGAACGCCGGACTCCTCGGCACCGAGGTCACCTGGACCGACCCGGCCGGCATCGCCGACGCCCTGCGGCCGGACACGGGACTGGTCATGGTCGAGACCCCGGCCAACCCGACGCTCGCCGAGGTGGACCTTCGGGCCGTACGGCACGCCTGCGGCTCGGTGCCGCTGCTCGTCGACAACACCTTCGCCACCCCGGTGCTCCAGCGCCCCGCGGAGGAGGGTGCCCGGCTGGTCCTGCACAGCGCCACCAAGTACCTCGGCGGCCACGGCGACGTGATGGGCGGTGTGGTCGCCTGCGACGAGGAGTTCGCCCGCAAGCTGCGCCAGGTCCGTTTCGCGACCGGCGGCGTGCTGCACCCGATGGCCGGATACCTGCTGCTGCGCGGGCTGTCGACGCTGCCGGTGCGGGTGCGGGCCGCGTCCACCACGGCCGCCGACCTCGCCCGCAGGCTCACCACCGACCCGCGGGTGGCCCGGGTCCACTACCCGAGCATCGGCGGCGCGATGGTCTCCTTCGAGGTGTACGGCGACCCGCACGACGTGATCGCCGGGGTACGGCTGATCACGCCGGCGGTGAGCCTCGGCAGCGTCGACACACTGATCCAGCACCCGGCTTCCATCAGCCACCGGATCGTCGACGTGAACGACCGGCGCTCGGCGGGTGTCAGTGACCGGCTGCTGCGGATGTCGGTCGGTCTCGAGGACGTCGAGGACCTGTGGCGTGACCTGACGGAGGCGCTCAGCGCTCGCCCTGCCCGGTCGGCTCCGTCCGCTCGTAACGGGAGCGCGGACGGCCGGCAGCCGCATCCAGTCGGGCGGTGA